GGAGTGACCACGGACATCCCGGTCTCGACCCCCGCCTCCGAGCCTGTGCCGAGGAAGATCGCCCGGAACCAGGGGGAGACGTCGTGCCCGACCACGCGCGCCCCGAGGGTCCGCCGCTCGACGGTCTCCGAGTAGCGCAGGAGCTCCTTCAATCGCCGGTTCTCGAGGACGGCGTCTCGGGTCTCTTGGAGCCGCTCCCGGAGCGCCGTCACCTCCTTCCGCAGCCGCTCGTTCTCCCGGGACACACCCACCAGGGCGAGGTACCGGTCCCACACGCCGGAAAGGCCGCCGCGCAGAAAGTCCGCGGCGGAGTAGAAGGGACGGAAGAGGACGACCCCGGCGGCGCGCACCGGCTCGGCGCGCTCCAGGGCGGTCACAGGGCGGACGAAGACCTGGATCGCCGCGACCAGGAGCGCCACGGTAACGAGGAGCCGCCACCAATTCCGGAAGAAGGATCGCATAGATACCGCTTGGAGACCGGGGAGCGGGCCTAGTGCACCGCCCGCCACCTATCGGTTGATCAGGGCCACCTGCCGGAGCAGGTCGAGCTCGTCCAACGCCTTGCCGGACCCGAGCACAACGCAGGAGAGGGGGTCCTCCGCCACCGTGACGGGGAGCCCCGTCTCTTCCCGCAGCAGGGCGTCGAGATTGCGCAGCAGCGCCCCGCCGCCGGCGAGCACGATTCCCCGGTCGTAGATGTCTCCCGCCAGCTCCGGCGGGGTTTCCTCGAAAACGGACTTGACGGCGTCGACGATGATCCGGACCGGCTCGGACAGCGCCTCGCGCACCTCGTCCGAGTGGAGGGTGAGCGCCTTGGGCACCCCGGAGACCATGTCGAGTCCCTTGATCTCCGTGGATTCCGAGAAGCCCGGAAACGCGTTCCCGATCGCAACCTTGATATGTTCCGCCGTCGGCTCGCCGATCAGCAGGTTGTACTTCCGCTTCACGTACTGGAGGATCGCCTCGTCCATCTTGTCGCCGGCCACCCGCACCGACGCGCTCTTGACGATCCCCCCGAGGGAGATGACCGCCACCTCGGTCGTCCCTCCGCCGATGTCGACGATCATGCTGCCGGACGGTTCGGTGATGGGGAGCCCCGCCCCGATCGCGGCCGCCAGCGGCTCCTCGATGAGATACACCTCCCGGGCGCCTGCGCTTTGCGCGGACTCGCGAACGGCGCGCCGCTCCACCTCGGTGCAGCCGTAGGGGACGCAGATGATGATGCGGGGCCGCACGAGGGTGCGGGCCTTGTGGGCCTTCCGGATGAAGTACCGGAGCATCGCCTCGGTGACCTCGAAATCGGCGATGACGCCGTCCTTGATGGGGCGGATCGCCACGATGTTCCCCGGCGTGCGCCCGATCATCCGCTTCGCCTCGATCCCGACGGCGAGCACCTTCTTGGTCCCCCGGGTGTCCCGGTGGACCGCCACGGCCGAGGGCTCGGAGCAGATGATCCCCTCCCCCTT
This DNA window, taken from Deltaproteobacteria bacterium, encodes the following:
- a CDS encoding rod shape-determining protein MreC; the encoded protein is MRSFFRNWWRLLVTVALLVAAIQVFVRPVTALERAEPVRAAGVVLFRPFYSAADFLRGGLSGVWDRYLALVGVSRENERLRKEVTALRERLQETRDAVLENRRLKELLRYSETVERRTLGARVVGHDVSPWFRAIFLGTGSEAGVETGMSVVTP
- a CDS encoding rod shape-determining protein, with amino-acid sequence MIFDRLLGLFSHDLAIDLGTATTLVYVKGEGIICSEPSAVAVHRDTRGTKKVLAVGIEAKRMIGRTPGNIVAIRPIKDGVIADFEVTEAMLRYFIRKAHKARTLVRPRIIICVPYGCTEVERRAVRESAQSAGAREVYLIEEPLAAAIGAGLPITEPSGSMIVDIGGGTTEVAVISLGGIVKSASVRVAGDKMDEAILQYVKRKYNLLIGEPTAEHIKVAIGNAFPGFSESTEIKGLDMVSGVPKALTLHSDEVREALSEPVRIIVDAVKSVFEETPPELAGDIYDRGIVLAGGGALLRNLDALLREETGLPVTVAEDPLSCVVLGSGKALDELDLLRQVALINR